Proteins encoded within one genomic window of Paramisgurnus dabryanus chromosome 13, PD_genome_1.1, whole genome shotgun sequence:
- the cicb gene encoding protein capicua homolog isoform X2: MFSSESPQYLRQGLSMFVWTNVEPRSVPVFPWHSLVPFLAPTQSDPSAQPGEGQQTVSHPQTASLKKESQSGSVLKEIIEGAPNPSSRPAPSVDELPPEREKDVERERPDSETESDVDDAFFPGVLPDPPISASPGKRRSQSLSALPKDDKNSPGKREKDHIRRPMNAFMIFSKRHRALVHQRHPNQDNRTVSKILGEWWYALGPKEKQKYHDLAFQVKEAHFKAHPDWKWCNKDRKKSSSEGRGIPGGKEIRERSMSETTEPPAVSIGVELKGVGPGMVSERSGGEGHSQLTRPRAFSQSAMHTLERSERGNPQALAELAQMCGDGGQVSGRGALSQTQRGVSEDMTSDEERMVICEEEGDDDVIEDSYPGSSIDLKCKERVTDSDSENGSGDEGERKRVFAPVICSSSYGPGSGRSISLSSYPTSRPFSDVSSKRKRTIEGGDGERREGDGMSQSLPQSSMGQSILVSSGGGVSSVLGAVRVASTVVTNVVRPVISTPVPIASKSPHDRKLAPPQTQLLIGPGATGNVQAAAAGGGGYYSSSSPNPVASAGQGGLVTNLVLGGTFQAPPTVQLVTPPSQNPASPASAPLTHSNGPLPLSVLQPHVLPSASLAPSSGQKQITQVQYILPTLSTNNPKSPSPHQTSQPTSIFTLPTALPTHASLANGKQSGYVSNPAVGVVNPGARVQTQSPVLQGKMLVPMATVRAAPAPSQQFPLVAPPLPVQNGAQAGSKIIQIAPMPVVQSQLPSAGPVQPGSPFSVTMGTATVVAPGSTPSQTVLLPPPPTRITYVQSTPGVPSPLPLVPMTTGSSSQAASATPGSAYVPSPLPTFAAIAHPGQAMVQPLIAGQPSLLAPAQSPSAPHASAITTIYTPTNVTLASGVVSMATVSPSVVYTVSSPSSLSPHILPKHTTTNSVTSDRQGNVPSHSERQLHQDRAPDRQHADGMYSQSSDRQSEKISVSQMDKQFQAPSKSSSSSTAPPPGSSVPLQPGSPAPPSHPGSAPGTPKLITARPPQKVKATVANIPVGSYDGGGRGKEREKERDREKDREQDKDKDGGSRFSFEVDKASETSSPAALPPEEGTAEGTSHSVAESGPASGRGKEASAKEDSCPSSPLPPPSGSDPAQPHSDKDAPPAKKVKARPPPLKRPFDSVDRVLSDVYFEERFAELPEFRPEEVLPSPTLQSLATSPRAILGSYRRKRKNSTDLDSSTEDPISPKRKSRRRSSCSSEPSTPKSAAKCEGDIFTFERPDGEDILGELEFDKVPYSSLRRTLDQRRALVMQLFQEHGFFPSAQATSAFQARYADIFPTKVCLQLKIREVRQKIMQTAAPSESPGISDPLSLPGPSGAMPSERGGGTEPQEKEAEREGELNSQEEPRNAGDSQDSTR; the protein is encoded by the exons GCATTCATTGGTTCCTTTCCTGGCACCCACCCAATCAGATCCATCGGCTCAACCTGGTGAGGGCCAACAAACTGTCAGTCATCCGCAGACAGCCTCTCTGAAAAAGG AGTCTCAGAGTGGCTCAGTGCTAAAGGAGATTATAGAGGGGGCACCAAATCCTTCCTCACGCCCCGCTCCCTCTGTCGATGAACTGCCCCCAGAGAGGGAGAAGGATGTGGAGCGGGAGAGACCCGACAGTGAAACTGAAAGTGACGTGGATGATGC GTTTTTCCCGGGTGTTCTTCCTGATCCGCCAATCTCTGCATCTCCTGGAAAGCGTAGATCTCAGTCCCTCAGTGCACTGCCCAAAGATGACAAAAACAGCCCTGGCAAG AGGGAAAAAGATCACATCCGCAGGCCCATGAACGCTTTCATGATATTCAGCAAACGCCATCGTGCGCTGGTTCATCAGAGACACCCAAACCAGGACAACCGCACAGTCAGCAAGATACTAGGAGAATGGTGGTATGCCTTGGGacccaaagaaaaacaaaagtaCCACGACCTTGCATTTCAG GTGAAGGAGGCACACTTTAAGGCACATCCTGACTGGAAGTGGTGTAATAAGGACAGGAAGAAATCCAGCAGTGAGGGGCGTGGCATTCCAGGGGGAAAAGAGATCCGTGAGCGAAGCATGTCAGAAACCACAG AACCACCAGCTGTGTCAATAGGGGTGGAGCTTAAAGGGGTGGGACCCGGAATGGTGTCAGAGCGAAGTGGAGGTGAGGGACACAGTCAACTGACCCGGCCCCGAGCCTTCTCTCAGAGCGCCATGCATACTCTGGAGAGGAGCGAGAGAGGCAATCCACAGGCTTTAGCTGAGCTCGCACAG ATGTGTGGTGATGGTGGTCAAGTTTCTGGGCGGGGTGCTCTCTCTCAGACGCAGAGGGGGGTAAGTGAAGACATGACTAGTGACGAAGAGCGCATGGTCATCTGTGAGGAAGAGGGAGATGATGATGTCATTG AGGACTCATACCCAGGAAGCTCTATTGACTTGAAGTGTAAGGAGAGGGTGACGGATAGCGACAGTGAAAATGGATCTGGAGATGAAGGAGAACGCAAG AGGGTTTTTGCTCCAGTGATTTGCTCCTCATCTTACGGCCCTGGTAGTGGTCGAAGCATATCTCTGTCCTCGTACCCCACCTCCAGACCCTTTAGCGATGTTTCCTCAAAGAGGAAGCGGACAATAGAGGGAGGTGATGGAGAACGAAGGGAAGGTGATGGTATGTCACAGTCTCTCCCCCAGTCCTCTATGGGTCAGTCCATCCTGGTCAGCTCTGGCGGGGGAGTGTCGTCAGTACTTGGAGCAGTGAGAGTGGCATCCACCGTTGTTACCAATGTGGTGCGTCCAGTCATCAGCACGCCAGTGCCGATCGCCAGCAAGTCCCCACACGACAGGAAACTCGCCCCGCCCCAAACGCAACTTCTCATCGGACCTGGTGCCACAGGAAATGTCCAGGCAGCTGCTGCTGGAGGGGGTGGGTACTATTCTTCATCATCGCCCAATCCTGTTGCATCAGCGGGTCAAGGCGGTCTGGTGACCAATTTAGTTTTGGGAGGCACATTTCAAGCCCCACCCACTGTACAGCTCGTCACACCTCCTTCACAAAACCCGGCCTCCCCTGCATCGGCTCCACTTACTCATAGTAATGGTCCACTGCCTCTGTCTGTGCTGCAGCCTCACGTTCTGCCCTCTGCCTCATTAGCGCCCTCATCAGGCCAAAAACAGATAACGCAAGTCCAGTACATTCTCCCAACCCTCTCAACCAACAATCCCAAGAGCCCCTCCCCTCATCAAACCAGTCAGCCAACCAGTATCTTCACCCTACCCACAGCTCTACCCACTCATGCTTCCTTGGCAAATGGGAAACAGTCAGGATATGTCTCCAATCCTGCCGTGGGAGTGGTTAACCCAGGAGCCAGAG TGCAAACACAGTCACCAGTCTTGCAGGGCAAGATGCtggttcccatggcaacagtgAGGGCTGCTCCTGCCCCTTCTCAGCAGTTTCCCTTGGTAGCCCCTCCTCTTCCTGTACAGAATGGAGCACAGGCGGGAAGCAAG ATTATACAGATTGCTCCCATGCCTGTCGTCCAGTCTCAGCTCCCATCTGCTGGACCAGTGCAACCCGGGAGCCCGTTTTCTGTTACTATGGGAACAGCTACAGTGGTCGCCCCAGGCTCTACCCCGTCTCAGACGGTGCTGCTACCACCCCCACCTACAAG AATCACTTATGTACAGTCCACTCCTGGGGTTCCCTCTCCTTTGCCATTAGTTCCCATGACAACAGGCTCCTCCTCTCAGGCAGCTTCAGCAACACCTGGATCTGCTTATGTGCCATCGCCTTTGCCAACGTTTGCAGCGATTGCTCATCCAGGACAGGCTATGGTGCAGCCACTGATTGCAG GTCAGCCATCTCTGCTTGCCCCAGCCCAGTCACCCAGTGCCCCTCACGCTTCAGCCATCACCACCATATACACCCCAACAAATGTGACTTTGGCATCCGGGGTGGTGTCTATGGCGACGGTGTCACCCAGTGTGGTGTACACCGTGTCCAGTCCTTCTAGCCTGTCTCCCCACATCCTTCCTAAACACACCACAACAAACTCTGTGACCTCAGATAGGCAGGGGAACGTGCCATCACACTCTGAGCGTCAGCTGCACCAGGATAGAGCACCTGACCGGCAGCATGCCGACGGCATGTATTCACAATCCTCTGACAGGCAGTCGGAGAAGATCTCAGTCTCTCAGATGGACAAACAGTTCCAGGCCCCCAGTAAAAGCAGCAGCAGCTCAACTGCTCCCCCGCCAGGATCTTCAGTGCCATTGCAGCCTGGGAGCCCTGCTCCACCCTCTCATCCTG GCAGTGCTCCTGGCACTCCCAAACTTATCACAGCAAGGCCTCCTCAGAAGGTGAAAGCCACAGTGGCCAACATTCCTGTGGGCAGCTATGATGGAGGGGGAAGAGGAAAAGAGAGGGAAAAGGAGAGGGATCGGGAGAAAGATAGAGAACAAGATAAGGACAAAGATGGTGGGAGTCGATTCTCATTCGAGGTGGACAAGGCGAGTGAGACCAGCTCCCCTGCAGCCCTCCCACCAGAGGAGGGGACCGCAGAAGGCACTTCTCACTCTGTAGCGGAGAGCGGTCCTGCCAGTGGGCGTGGCAAAGAGGCAAGCGCCAAAGAG GACTCCTGTCCTTCCTCCCCATTACCTCCTCCATCTGGATCAGATCCTGCTCAGCCTCACAGTGATAAAGATGCACCACCTGCTAAAAAAGTCAAGGCTCGCCCCCCACCTCTCAAACGACCATTTGATTCTGTTGACAG GGTCCTGTCAGATGTGTACTTTGAGGAGCGCTTCGCAGAGCTGCCTGAATTCCGTCCAGAGGAGGTTCTGCCCTCTCCGACCCTGCAGAGTCTCGCCACCTCCCCACGAGCCATATTGGGCAGCTACCGCAGGAAGAGAAAAAACTCCACCG ACTTGGACTCATCCACCGAAGATCCAATCTCTCCTAAAAGAAAAAGCCGTCGCAGATCTAGCTGCAGCTCAGAGCCCAGCACACCTAAAAGCGCTGCCAAGTGTGAGGGGGACATTTTCACCTTTGAAAGGCCAG ATGGAGAGGATATACTGGGGGAGTTGGAGTTTGATAAGGTGCCCTATTCCTCTCTTAGGAGGACTCTTGATCAAAGAAGAGCTCTTGTTATGCAGCTATTCCAGGAACATGGCTTTTTCCCCTCAG CTCAAGCTACTTCTGCGTTCCAGGCGAGATATGCAGATATCTTCCCCACTAAGGTGTGCTTACAGCTCAAGATTCGCGAGGTCCGACAGAAGATCATGCAGACGGCAGCTCCGTCGGAATCGCCTGGCATTTCAGACCCCTTGTCGTTACCGGGACCTTCCGGGGCAATGCCCAGTGAAAGAGGGGGAGGGACTGAGCCTCAGGAGAAAGAAGCAGAGAGAGAGGGGGAGCTGAACAGCCAAGAGGAGCCCAGAAACGCTGGCGATTCACAGGACTCCACCAGATGA